Proteins encoded within one genomic window of Paenibacillus rhizovicinus:
- a CDS encoding PA14 domain-containing protein, with protein sequence MSKEQKHAFHSGIGDNDDLQVKQPSSENQTLPFQYAARMRGRRKHEAMIYPELSFQYGIQYKGDLFVNDNESPYKASIDAYPGKKFEYKITERRKLPVERDWEVKLDIGGVVGVDAMKYRVNWGVSYQVGGSVSAKSLFDFSSGKSAYVGAGANNVWKLAPNGEYVYETVNRTHWSGAISKEHYSKTDYSVSTDFKPILSTVDASTGGQDDDVVALIFRAKDARNFYMAMWERHDRTPGSWRMAGHLDGADVFTGNDNGEWDQYMIKSRDYADRMDVYENETGWKQNHFRVYKVVDGKLTQITQANDQNTFGWVMEQTNSIEVRCIGDTVEVYLASPNYTLQKMFECKTAWTNGSFGIANFSQAVQFYKIDFADYKTVTGSTEWDSYTGTGEKTVSTNADQYIKPSLIAKIGSTPQNYKVISIQGEVQNPTTGSITASIGGPVKVKSFNPGNAGEVISSTATKNGKAMITPDNIGKEKGNVVIEDCNRLFQVEIAKFRQDHPDLSNVVPVFTLIKPGKDDNQYAWDDNQKLTMWMTQAEEKVTEKSFVETIYAYQDWVMKPLVADFGGGSWVEYALETFNNSGTVNPDYDKIQWAGGGGSKITTNGNDILMLKTTEWYKGIFPADIHNEGTVTSSKKLYIQIPPMPEHYVEPYKNTPMPYFYEDVHFLLQKSPIGKPHVWMYWESNPSLTTRNATQNNPMTSTPIIKTTIMADRVVVVCDPDPRYIPWTSGQYLGYGKVNGKRPYMTQQLGKADLVDVPAEVVFLPENLTHIQGPFIEVDDPRVTFIYNEYKKAITFSSSYMDKYIWYTDWFTPWKEDTRTFEAKRDAFTIITEPVQVQPTDDPNYDHNVIVDHIEVTSGNPFISTWVEQIPGDQGGLFGTYYKFPQITEVRSQAFKVGGDYKRKQQIFNVNTEDVEAYFPGEQAIQSYMAGSEPIRGTIKAKEFQTVAVIEVAAGQPILSISGSFMSDAGEEYPDLNVVAPSGESFGLNFMNGTWSEHALELMDRSSCSKYAFGGDQDGQELMTFTDPDPGEWTVIVRNAGPQDTAYLVTHNMGAPTQSFTMDYLPDPGTVIVKINGTVTTDLTTNQKTITLTSALQRTDVVRIEYKAGGRKVEELPMRSAFSFTESDPIKIESVKHDGADIPQDASNGYTVNGKDFELHGSAIMPGDVIVIYSIGEVSNTFTLNHQVGLEIQVFKNGAELDDTKFSITGNQLIVQREILAMNDWINIQSYVVLSEFDPTKDNYLGEFAFSQIDQAINFDWGASSPFDVQASGFTIMEAIEPEMDYNYDLDLEIVYPSTDPIDLSNFTNEWMIWNENPSDAGDWHGPPEAGYTEVTNLKNQSSRSGWYNPNHVSFSDYTFSFKVQERNSGDDDMYGAIFRFDPATKNFYSFEWDARGLSINGMAVYRNICTNPASAGSLTYTKDQLAYVPEPWTFGASETHTIKVELMGKRITVSTDDVQKIDFVDEDPAALMMGAWGPLTASQPKTYFWDFDITRYIKYSYLDDATLRHSLQASFARPISDKRVETLEVLAKTLTEEFTSDLQRFLAEHTDLQQDQLALSYIISQDSSSYPVYVGSVTGTEREKQTSDGSLTVISDVAAEPNTAPAKPQYGDYTEVDRDYLEPDLPTGVYVPQQPEPYIPPMTPPEDDTPNDGFAINWRGYICPPLDGYYQFNVQVDDGFRLWIDNKIVIDAWSDNASVEYGGSIFMEAGKTYPVNANYYENTGAAMVKLEWTIPGQERQVVGSEYLTPYLGYTVKAIIKEATPLPWSPMIHSGHYYFQDREFFLYAQPVKHIKTPVDNRVLVQPRPQQGSPVIVRDNTGGALRKVTFYDSNWNMTLENTESFSGNGYAAYYLSYSDIDPATLKVKVNGITVKPVFDLTKSSIQFMNALEFSDIIEVKYKLNYSYMLDYNYDVSGDVAMLTLHSNYVAESMKNMEILYEGAKNTPFYRAEEIVFNPLLNHNHRGFLYMTERTEDAVDRILITVSPKTLPADGLSKATITAQIKDLNNNPIENKRIEIYRDGEIIYTGMTNQAGEVYKLDQPIAPASRISKYEAICEGKSSTGLLNYYEPAVADRYHIVLNPSKTAIRSGQNEQTIITVSLKNENWIGLGDKSITISYKDTKGVTRSEVILTNSSGDAKIALNGINEIQGQIAVHANFDIGGETASNFIYIKVIGG encoded by the coding sequence ATGAGCAAAGAGCAGAAGCATGCGTTTCATTCCGGGATCGGGGACAATGACGATCTGCAGGTCAAGCAGCCATCATCCGAAAACCAGACGCTTCCGTTCCAATACGCCGCTCGTATGCGGGGAAGACGAAAGCATGAAGCAATGATTTATCCGGAGCTGTCGTTCCAATACGGCATCCAGTACAAGGGAGACCTATTCGTCAATGACAATGAATCTCCCTACAAGGCATCGATTGATGCTTACCCCGGCAAGAAGTTTGAATACAAGATCACGGAGCGGCGAAAATTGCCTGTAGAGCGAGATTGGGAAGTGAAGTTAGACATCGGCGGCGTCGTTGGCGTTGACGCCATGAAGTATCGTGTCAATTGGGGCGTGAGCTACCAGGTAGGCGGATCCGTTTCCGCCAAGTCGCTGTTTGATTTCTCTTCTGGTAAAAGCGCTTATGTGGGTGCAGGAGCCAATAATGTGTGGAAACTGGCGCCCAACGGAGAGTATGTTTACGAGACTGTGAACCGGACACACTGGAGCGGGGCTATCTCCAAGGAGCATTATTCCAAGACGGACTATTCCGTATCGACCGACTTCAAGCCGATCCTCTCAACCGTTGATGCATCAACCGGAGGACAGGATGATGATGTAGTTGCTCTGATCTTCCGGGCAAAAGACGCTCGTAACTTCTATATGGCCATGTGGGAGCGACATGATCGTACACCGGGGTCCTGGCGGATGGCAGGGCATTTGGACGGCGCCGATGTGTTCACTGGAAACGACAACGGCGAATGGGATCAGTACATGATCAAATCACGAGACTATGCTGACCGTATGGATGTCTACGAGAACGAAACGGGCTGGAAGCAGAACCACTTCAGGGTCTACAAAGTTGTGGACGGCAAGCTGACGCAAATCACGCAGGCTAATGATCAGAACACCTTCGGGTGGGTGATGGAGCAGACCAACAGCATCGAGGTGCGCTGTATTGGTGATACCGTGGAAGTGTATCTGGCATCACCGAATTACACGCTTCAGAAAATGTTCGAATGCAAGACGGCATGGACAAATGGCAGCTTCGGCATTGCGAACTTCTCGCAGGCCGTGCAGTTCTATAAGATCGATTTTGCTGACTACAAAACCGTAACCGGCTCGACCGAGTGGGATAGCTACACAGGCACCGGGGAGAAGACGGTATCTACTAACGCCGACCAGTACATCAAGCCCAGCCTAATCGCCAAGATTGGATCGACGCCGCAAAATTATAAAGTCATATCGATTCAGGGCGAAGTGCAGAATCCTACAACTGGATCTATCACGGCCTCCATCGGCGGCCCAGTGAAGGTCAAATCGTTTAATCCTGGCAATGCTGGTGAAGTCATATCGAGCACTGCAACCAAGAACGGCAAAGCCATGATTACGCCGGACAATATCGGCAAGGAAAAAGGCAATGTAGTCATTGAGGATTGCAATCGCCTGTTCCAAGTCGAGATCGCCAAATTCAGGCAAGATCATCCGGACCTATCGAATGTCGTGCCGGTGTTCACGCTAATTAAGCCGGGCAAAGACGACAACCAATATGCGTGGGACGATAATCAAAAGCTCACGATGTGGATGACGCAGGCGGAGGAGAAGGTAACGGAGAAGTCGTTTGTGGAGACGATCTATGCTTATCAAGATTGGGTAATGAAGCCACTCGTTGCTGACTTTGGCGGCGGGAGCTGGGTCGAGTATGCACTTGAGACGTTCAACAATAGCGGGACCGTGAATCCGGACTACGATAAGATCCAATGGGCCGGCGGCGGCGGAAGCAAGATCACGACAAACGGCAATGACATTCTTATGCTTAAAACGACGGAGTGGTATAAGGGAATCTTCCCGGCCGACATCCATAACGAGGGCACGGTCACGAGCAGCAAGAAGCTCTATATCCAGATCCCGCCGATGCCGGAGCATTACGTCGAGCCCTACAAGAATACGCCGATGCCTTACTTTTATGAGGACGTTCATTTCCTGCTGCAGAAGTCCCCAATCGGCAAGCCGCATGTCTGGATGTACTGGGAGAGCAATCCGAGTCTCACAACACGGAATGCCACACAGAACAATCCAATGACGAGTACGCCAATTATAAAAACTACCATCATGGCCGATCGTGTTGTCGTTGTCTGTGACCCGGATCCACGTTATATTCCATGGACTTCTGGCCAGTACCTTGGTTACGGAAAAGTGAACGGCAAGCGACCGTACATGACCCAGCAGCTGGGCAAAGCAGATCTGGTAGACGTGCCGGCCGAGGTTGTGTTCCTTCCGGAAAACCTGACACATATCCAAGGGCCTTTCATTGAAGTAGATGACCCCAGGGTGACATTTATCTACAACGAATACAAGAAAGCGATCACCTTCTCTTCAAGCTACATGGACAAATATATCTGGTACACGGATTGGTTCACGCCGTGGAAGGAAGACACAAGAACGTTTGAAGCAAAGCGAGACGCCTTCACAATCATTACAGAGCCAGTGCAGGTGCAGCCCACGGATGATCCAAATTACGATCACAATGTGATCGTCGATCACATTGAGGTGACAAGTGGAAACCCATTCATCTCGACTTGGGTCGAACAGATCCCTGGCGATCAAGGTGGACTCTTCGGCACCTATTACAAGTTCCCACAGATCACCGAGGTTCGGAGCCAGGCTTTCAAGGTAGGCGGTGACTACAAGCGTAAGCAGCAGATCTTCAATGTAAACACGGAGGATGTAGAAGCATACTTCCCTGGCGAACAGGCGATCCAATCCTATATGGCTGGCAGCGAGCCGATCAGAGGGACAATTAAAGCCAAGGAGTTTCAGACGGTAGCCGTCATAGAAGTTGCAGCTGGCCAGCCGATTCTGTCGATCTCAGGTAGCTTCATGAGTGATGCTGGCGAAGAGTATCCGGATCTGAACGTGGTGGCGCCGAGCGGCGAATCGTTCGGGCTGAACTTCATGAACGGCACATGGAGCGAACATGCACTTGAACTAATGGACCGCAGCTCATGCTCGAAATATGCGTTCGGTGGCGATCAAGATGGACAGGAGTTGATGACTTTCACTGATCCGGATCCAGGCGAATGGACTGTCATCGTGAGAAATGCCGGACCACAAGATACCGCCTATCTTGTAACGCATAACATGGGGGCGCCAACTCAATCATTCACCATGGATTATCTGCCGGATCCAGGCACGGTAATTGTTAAAATCAACGGCACGGTCACGACAGATCTCACGACAAATCAGAAGACGATTACATTAACATCTGCTCTGCAGCGCACAGATGTGGTCCGGATTGAGTACAAAGCCGGCGGCCGGAAAGTCGAAGAATTACCAATGCGCAGCGCTTTCTCATTTACAGAATCTGATCCGATCAAAATTGAATCAGTGAAGCATGACGGAGCAGATATCCCGCAAGATGCCAGCAATGGCTACACGGTAAACGGTAAAGATTTTGAGCTCCACGGGTCGGCAATTATGCCTGGCGATGTGATTGTAATCTATTCGATTGGCGAGGTGAGCAATACCTTTACGCTCAACCATCAAGTCGGACTGGAAATCCAAGTATTCAAAAACGGCGCCGAACTGGATGACACGAAATTCAGCATAACTGGCAATCAGCTGATAGTGCAGCGGGAGATTCTTGCCATGAACGATTGGATCAATATCCAATCCTATGTGGTTCTTTCGGAGTTTGACCCAACGAAGGACAACTATTTGGGCGAGTTCGCCTTCTCTCAAATCGATCAGGCTATTAATTTCGACTGGGGAGCATCTTCTCCGTTTGATGTCCAGGCATCTGGCTTCACCATCATGGAGGCAATTGAGCCGGAAATGGATTACAACTACGATCTGGATCTGGAAATCGTTTATCCTTCCACGGATCCGATTGATCTGAGTAATTTCACGAATGAGTGGATGATCTGGAATGAGAACCCCAGCGACGCCGGTGATTGGCATGGCCCTCCGGAAGCCGGATACACCGAGGTGACGAACCTGAAAAATCAGTCATCCCGCTCCGGCTGGTATAATCCGAACCATGTAAGCTTCTCAGATTACACCTTCAGCTTCAAAGTTCAAGAGCGCAACTCCGGTGACGACGATATGTATGGGGCGATCTTTCGATTTGACCCTGCCACGAAAAACTTTTACTCGTTCGAATGGGATGCAAGAGGGCTCTCAATCAATGGTATGGCCGTGTATCGTAACATCTGCACGAATCCAGCGTCGGCGGGATCGCTCACCTACACGAAAGACCAGTTGGCCTATGTGCCGGAGCCTTGGACATTCGGAGCCAGTGAAACACACACGATTAAAGTGGAGCTCATGGGCAAACGTATCACGGTGTCAACTGACGATGTTCAGAAGATTGACTTTGTGGATGAAGATCCAGCAGCGTTGATGATGGGTGCATGGGGGCCGTTGACCGCATCTCAACCGAAGACGTACTTCTGGGACTTCGACATTACGAGATATATCAAATACTCATACCTGGACGATGCCACACTGCGTCATTCGCTGCAGGCTTCATTTGCCCGGCCAATCAGCGACAAGAGAGTAGAAACGCTTGAAGTGCTGGCAAAGACCCTGACTGAGGAGTTTACGTCCGATCTGCAGAGGTTCTTGGCCGAACACACTGACCTGCAGCAAGACCAGCTGGCACTGTCATATATCATCAGTCAGGACAGCAGCTCTTACCCGGTCTATGTCGGATCAGTAACTGGCACGGAGCGGGAGAAGCAGACATCTGACGGAAGTCTGACCGTGATATCCGATGTCGCAGCAGAGCCGAACACCGCACCGGCTAAGCCTCAATATGGCGACTATACAGAGGTGGATCGAGATTATTTGGAGCCGGATCTGCCGACCGGTGTTTATGTGCCGCAGCAGCCGGAGCCGTACATCCCGCCGATGACACCGCCTGAAGACGACACGCCAAACGACGGGTTCGCCATTAACTGGCGTGGCTACATTTGCCCGCCACTGGATGGCTATTATCAGTTCAATGTACAAGTGGACGATGGCTTCCGGTTGTGGATTGACAATAAGATCGTAATCGATGCCTGGTCGGATAACGCAAGCGTTGAGTATGGTGGCTCGATTTTCATGGAGGCAGGCAAGACATATCCGGTCAATGCCAACTACTATGAGAATACCGGCGCCGCCATGGTAAAACTGGAATGGACAATTCCGGGGCAGGAACGGCAGGTAGTCGGCAGCGAATATCTTACGCCGTATCTTGGCTACACGGTTAAAGCCATCATTAAAGAGGCCACACCGTTGCCGTGGAGCCCAATGATTCATTCGGGTCACTACTATTTCCAGGACAGAGAGTTCTTCCTGTATGCACAGCCGGTGAAGCACATTAAGACGCCGGTCGATAACCGAGTGCTTGTGCAGCCCCGGCCGCAGCAAGGATCACCAGTCATTGTGAGAGACAATACCGGAGGGGCCTTGCGGAAGGTAACGTTCTATGATTCGAACTGGAACATGACGCTCGAAAACACAGAGTCTTTCAGTGGGAACGGATATGCAGCGTATTATCTTTCCTATTCAGACATTGATCCTGCGACGCTCAAGGTGAAGGTGAACGGCATTACGGTAAAACCAGTATTCGATCTTACGAAATCTTCAATTCAGTTCATGAACGCCTTGGAATTTTCTGATATAATTGAGGTTAAGTACAAACTGAATTACAGTTACATGCTCGATTACAATTATGATGTGAGCGGAGATGTCGCAATGCTCACGCTCCACTCGAACTATGTAGCTGAAAGTATGAAGAACATGGAGATCCTCTACGAAGGCGCCAAGAATACGCCGTTCTACCGAGCCGAGGAGATCGTATTCAATCCGCTTTTGAATCATAACCATCGGGGGTTCTTGTATATGACAGAGCGGACAGAGGACGCTGTAGACCGCATACTGATCACCGTGTCACCAAAGACGCTGCCGGCAGACGGTCTAAGTAAAGCGACGATCACCGCACAAATCAAGGACTTGAACAATAATCCGATCGAGAATAAGCGGATCGAAATCTACCGGGATGGCGAAATCATCTATACCGGGATGACAAACCAGGCCGGCGAGGTGTATAAGTTGGATCAGCCGATTGCACCGGCCAGTCGGATCTCGAAATACGAGGCAATCTGTGAGGGTAAAAGCTCGACCGGATTGCTGAATTATTATGAGCCTGCCGTCGCCGACCGCTACCACATCGTACTGAATCCGAGCAAGACAGCTATTCGCTCGGGCCAAAATGAGCAAACGATCATTACAGTTTCGCTCAAGAACGAAAACTGGATCGGACTTGGCGACAAGTCTATCACAATCTCCTATAAGGACACGAAGGGCGTTACACGAAGCGAAGTCATTTTGACAAACAGCAGCGGAGACGCCAAGATTGCCTTGAACGGGATCAATGAAATCCAGGGGCAGATTGCAGTTCATGCCAATTTTGACATAGGTGGCGAAACAGCAAGCAACTTCATTTATATCAAGGTGATTGGCGGTTAA